One genomic window of Centroberyx gerrardi isolate f3 chromosome 15, fCenGer3.hap1.cur.20231027, whole genome shotgun sequence includes the following:
- the LOC139929199 gene encoding glutathione S-transferase omega-1-like, whose product MATEKCFANGSAAPGPVAKGHIRLYSMRFCPFAQRTRLVLNAKGIKHDTININLKDKPDWYLEKNPHGHVPTLETPAGQVIYESPITCEYLDEVYSDNKLLPSNPFEKAQQKMMLEHFSKIIPYFYKIQTERRNGDDVSGLEAELKEKFAKLNEDLVNKKTKYFAGDSVTMIDYMMWPWFERLEIFELKHCLDETPELKKWAERMWEDPSVKATMHSIDTYKAFYKSYIEGKPNYDYGL is encoded by the exons ATGGCTACTGAGAAGTGTTTCGCCAACG GAAGTGCTGCACCTGGTCCAGTGGCTAAAGGCCACATCAGACTCTACAGCATGAGATTCTGTCCGTTTGCCCAGAGGACCCGACTAGTGCTTAATGCCAAAGGGATCAA GCATGACACCATCAACATTAACCTGAAAGACAAACCTGATTGGTATCTTGAGAAGAATCCTCATGGCCATGTCCCAACACTGGAGACACCTGCTGGTCAGGTGATATACGAGTCTCCAATCACGTGTGAATACCTGGATGAAGTCTACTCTGACAACAAGCTGCTTCCTTCAAATCCTTTTGAGAAAGCTCAACAGAAGATGATGCTGGAGCATTTTTCCAAG ATAATACCATACTTCTACAAGATCCAAACGGAGAGAAGGAATGGGGATGATGTATCAGGACTGGAAGCTGAACTGAAAGAGAAGTTTGCCAAATTAAATGAG GACTTGGTTAATAAGAAAACCAAGTACTTTGCTGGTGACTCTGTCACAATGATTGATTACATGATGTGGCCATGGTTTGAGAGACTGGAGATCTTTGAACTGAAGCA CTGCCTGGATGAAACACCAGAGCTAAAGAAGTGGGCGGAGCGCATGTGGGAGGACCCTTCTGTCAAAGCCACCATGCACAGCATTGACACCTACAAGGCCTTCTACAAGTCCTACATCGAAGGGAAACCCAACTATGACTACGGCCTGTAG
- the cfap43 gene encoding cilia- and flagella-associated protein 43: MDAVGNLEVRWAQGFTNHNVEFVDKKTACYTCGNYIVFLNLETKMQSVLQCPGRGIGAFTANGNSRIFAFSEQKLTPSIFVYNFPELGLKNELKGTAQLDYTSLALSDGGHYLGCCSALPDHTITVWNWENAEPICTQPQTGTDVISLVFNPMNWLQICALGTTSITVWNIEKSASFHIMKPSVIELPAADGSVEREVPPSIVVDNYFGPQMPALAISALTGDRADSSMTQPCIRARLTPTAICWTATSELYVGCKEGFLLLVDPESLSVSVLFNPTAANAISELKNGSFQGLALHGNGLIAAGKDSVVHCLRIKGTQIEITQTWELDGPVGTVMYSPDYETLLLSSHMGQIYMYKPTQSEKMVKVLDVLNGNFVAGALLHTDNNIFVSVRDSGELQLWSAEGFCIGSLSLQAEVTSLACCPVAQYAAVGTVSGHVLFIDLIREQQPRLVHKVHLYRAPVDHLVFDQEGNYLLTGASDSHVYVLDAKPSKRFSVIGYTVAPGPILSLSTQCIRDCKQVKVLALCTGQKDKKHEGSLLTLLTLPARDLTGTGCCVDVRGCLSNHILQESVYKVPHAVQSCVLGVSEFFAYCHRRKALQQFQLPQDTNRVSSREAVQLKPEQEVKGHPLGPASLLLSPHHSWLASVGRDGLLRIRETTSMERYIEIQCHSRRLGGVRSVSFSADSQTLLTAGFRDGSLVCADLRIKVTGAGKGNKAVQYSQSMAHYLENVLNAEKLVLSDLPDWDQVSPSPTGSNEPQEEEATGRTETVDVTEQDESYTNLLSATASDPTWLESKREAVAKADNQQYYDTKKNLRKSIKELRDTIQEMMRENENLPDIERLEQQEFNLDVEEQRRLEAKGQQEVTRVRNEIELENLAKCYLRDVLKRQCWDSMKVKGKAVKAFQSEHEVKNYPMRERTEKELEELLRVQSLRKTEEADIQLQQATLEKSSNTTSEKEEEEEEEGHGAESAALTGSLCAQLGCSNPYLYDQFSLQTTEQKINQITLLQDVIYQVKKAFNAEFEATYRQKEQELNRVKDRNRRITEVMVELDMREKLWEPGLADSERPERALTVGDSEIKVEKYLTPEQKKKEEERKKLEEQRRLAATGDDIRDRALDDMMGGELEVKKEDILKMEIPQPEFVLTKPDIQWSEVEKKVYKEYEKKTKELSEEQEKYRKILETEMKKLQVSIKDATEGFDETLIKLFERKVKSEMVIYQEELKITNLVYSILIEEEIRNRELELNLQLDKTLAYKDETGEELKKHKDDVELFRETYDNIVAEDKLLDKGFRKEFFDVPVHVVDHLYKLYKRRPRVQKMRTQTDNNIDPFRERPPCGSVPSDRLSQMLKAMEELDAPENMPEDLDPSIWERFCLVRRAKVESEQQVKTKALTLAEMQAFLQKRIDEDETAKQEIKNLTDELDGLHKEKSRFLKDIMVQVLIKQGQVELAPTDLVADYSDSVLHHRSVVEDLNGTIRVLGEQKIATMVECKDFRKGIIHQEWEHKMMRMQIEDLNAKARDIQMLRVSEQLQEYLNEADHDSRMSKQVSTLEKTIALQEKTHQQSVEHRNKTIEQLKRQAAMKAEKNDILDEHLANMQVTVAERRHIYEATAVEDNQEARTEQRYLEILQRKNLEDLARAQAEDLAVLWAEVERLRMKTFPALDQLKCN; encoded by the exons ATGGATGCCGTGGGAAATTTAGAAGTCAG GTGGGCACAGGGTTTTACAAACCACAATGTTGAGTTTGTTGACAAGAAAACAGCATGTTACACGTGTGGGAATTACATTGTATTCCTGAACCTGGAGACAAAAATGCAAAGTGTGCTTCAGTGTCCTGGCAGAGGCATTGGTGCCTTCACAGCAAATGGCAATAGTAGGATTTTTGCCTTCTCTGAGCAGAAGCTAACCCCATCTATATTTGTGTACAACTTCCCAGAACTTGGTTTGAAGAATGAACTAAAAG GAACAGCTCAATTGGACTACACATCTCTAGCATTAAGTGATGGTGGTCACTATTTGGGTTGTTGCTCCGCTCTTCCAGACCACACCATAACAGTGTG GAACTGGGAAAACGCTGAGCCAATTTGTACACAACCGCAAACTGGGACGGATGTCATTTCTTTGGTGTTCAACCCTATGAATTGGCTCCAGATTTGTGCTTTGGGTACTACATCCATCACTGTTTGGAATATTGAGAAGAGCGCCAGCTTTCATATCATGAAACCAAG TGTGATAGAGCTTCCAGCAGCTGATGGCTCCGTTGAGAGAGAGGTGCCCCCCTCGATTGTTGTCGACAACTATTTTGGTCCTCAGATGCCTGCATTAGCCATCTCAGCGCTCACAGGAGACAGGGCAGACAGCAGTATG ACTCAGCCATGCATCAGAGCCAGACTGACTCCCACTGCCATCTGCTGGACAGCCACATCAGAGCTGTATGTGGGCTGTAAGGAAGGCTTTCTGTTGCTTGTTGACCCAGAGagcctctctgtctcagttCTGTTCAACcccacag CTGCCAATGCCATTTCTGAACTCAAAAACGGTAGCTTCCAGGGTTTAGCCCTTCATGGGAATGGTTTGATTGCTGCAGGAAAG GACAGTGTGGTGCACTGCCTGCGAATCAAAGGGACTCAGATTGAGATCACACAAACGTGGGAATTAGACGGACCTGTCGGAACTGTCATGTACTCCCCTGACTATGAAACACTGCTTTTATCTTCTCATATG GGGCAGATCTACATGTACAAACCAACCCAGTCAGAGAAGATGGTCAAGGTCCTGGATGTTCTCAATGGCAACTTTGTGGCGGGAGCTTTGTTGCACACTGACAACAACATTTTTGTG TCAGTGAGGGATTCTGGAGAACTGCAGTTGTGGTCCGCAGAAGGCTTTTGCATTGGCTCCCTTTCTCTTCAAGCTGAG GTGACAAGTTTGGCCTGCTGTCCTGTTGCGCAGTATGCGGCGGTGGGAACTGTCTCGGGACACGTCCTCTTCATTGACCTGATCAGGGAGCAGCAGCCTCGCCTCGTCCACAAGGTTCATCTGTACCGCGCGCCTGTGGATCACCTAGT TTTTGATCAAGAAGGGAACTACCTTCTCACTGGCGCCTCAGACTCACATGTCTATGTACTGGATGCAAAGCCGTCAAAGAGATTTTCGGTCATAGGATACACAG TTGCTCCTGGACCCATTTTGTCCCTTTCTACCCAGTGCATCAGGGACTGTAAACAGGTGAAAGTTCTTGCACTGTGCACTGGACAGAAGGACAAAAAGCACGAGGGCAGCCTGCTCACACTGCTCACTCTGCCTGCCAGGGACCTTACAGGTACT GGAT GTTGTGTAGACGTGCGGGGTTGTCTATCTAATCACATCCTGCAGGAGTCCGTATACAAAGTGCCACATGCGGTCCAGTCCTGTGTCCTGGGAGTCAGTGAGTTCTTTGCTTACTGCCACAGGAGGAAAGCTCTTCAGCAATTCCAACTGCCTCAG GACACAAACCGTGTCTCCAGTCGAGAGGCGGTCCAGCTGAAACCAGAGCAGGAAGTGAAGGGCCATCCTCTGGGCccagcctctctcctcctgtctccccacCACTCATGGCTGGCCTCAGTGGGCCGAGACGGCCTACTGCGCATCCGAGAGACCACCTCCATG GAGCGGTACATTGAGATACAGTGTCACTCACGCCGTCTTGGTGGGGTTCGGAGTGTCTCCTTCTCCGCAGACAGCCAGACACTCCTCACCGCAGGCTTTAGAGACGGATCTCTTGTGTGCGCTGATCTCAG AATCAAAGTGACGGGTGCTGGTAAAGGGAACAAAGCTGTGCAGTACAGCCAGTCTATGGCCCATTACTTGGAGAACGTATTGAATGCGGAGAAACTCGTCCTCAGTGACTTGCCTGACTGGGATCAAGTGTCTCCGTCCCCTACTGGCTCCAATGAACCACAGGAAGAGGAG GCCACTGGCAGAACAGAGACTGTGGACGTGACAGAGCAGGATGAGAGTTACACCAACCTGCTGTCTGCTACAGCTTCAGACCCCACCTGGCTGGAAAGCAAGCGAGAGGCG GTTGCGAAAGCAGACAATCAGCAATATTATGACACAAAGAAAAACTTGAGGAAAAGTATCAAAGAATTGCGTGACACT ATCCAGGAGATGATGCGTGAAAATGAAAACCTCCCAGACATCGAGCGTCTGGAACAACAGGAGTTCAACCTGGatgtggaggagcagaggagactAGAGGCTAAGGGGCAGCAGGAGGTTACcagg GTGAGAAATGAAATAGAGCTGGAGAATCTAGCAAAATGTTACCTGCGCGACGTTCTCAAGAGACAATGCTGGGATTCTATGAAGGTCAAAGGCAAAGCTGTCAAG GCCTTCCAGTCTGAACACGAGGTGAAGAACTACCCCATGAGAGAGCGGACagagaaggagctggaggagcttctgCGGGTTCAGAGCCTGAGGAAGACTGAGGAGGCTG ACATTCAACTGCAACAGGCGACGCTGGAGAAGAGCTCCAACACAACCagtgaaaaagaggaggaagaggaagaggaaggccaCGGGGCAGAGAGTGCTGCTCTAACGGGAAGTCTCTGCGCTCAGTTGGGATGTTCGAATCCCTACCTGTATGATCAGTTCAGCCTGCAAACCACAGAACAGAAGATCAACCAGATAACTCTGCTACAG GATGTCATTTACCAAGTCAAGAAAGCTTTCAACGCTGAATTTGAAGCCACGTACAGGCAGAAGGAGCAGGAGCTGAACCGTGTGAAGGACAGGAACAGGCGCATCACGGAGGTCATGGTGGAGCTGGACATGAGGGAGAAGCTGTGGGAGCCCGGCCTGGCAGACAGCGAGCGGCCAGAGAGGGCGCTCACCGTGGGCGACTCAGAG ATAAAAGTAGAAAAGTACCTCACGCCagagcagaaaaagaaggaggaggagaggaagaagttgGAAGAACAAAGACGTTTGGCTGCCACG GGCGACGATATCAGAGACAGGGCTCTGGATGACATGATGGGTGGAGAACTTGAAGTGAAGAAAGAGGACATCTTGAAAATG GAAATCCCTCAGCCTGAGTTTGTTCTGACCAAACCTGACATTCAGTGGAGTGAGGTGGAGAAAAAGGTCTACAAAGAGTatgaaaagaaaaccaaagAGCTGAGTGAGGAACAGGAGAAATACAGAAAG ATCCTGGAAACTGAAATGAAGAAACTGCAGGTATCCATCAAGGATGCTACCGAAGGGTTTGATGAAACCCTGATAAAGCTGTTTGAGAGGAAAGTGAAATCTGAGATGGTTATATACCAG gaAGAGCTCAAGATTACCAATCTTGTTTACTCAATCCTCATAGAAGAGGAGATTAGAAATCGAGAGCTAGAGCTCAACCTCCAACTTGACAAAACGTTGGCATACAAG GATGAAACTGGGGAAGAGCTTAAGAAGCACAAAGATGATGTAGAATTGTTTCGTGAGACGTATGACAACATTGTAGCTGAGGACAAA CTTCTTGACAAAGGATTCAGGAAGGAGTTCTTTGATGTGCCAGTTCATGTTGTCGATCATCTGTATAAGCTATACAAGCGTAGACCCAG AGTTCAAAAGATGAGGACCCAGACGGACAACAACATCGACCCGTTCAGAGAGCGGCCTCCGTGTGGCTCGGTGCCTTCTGACAGGCTCAGCCAGATGCTGAAGGCCATGGAGGAGCTGGATGCTCCAGAGAACATGCCGGAAGACTTGGACCCGTCAATCTGGGAGAGGTTTTGTCTCGTCCGCAGAGCAAAAGTAGAGAGCGAGCAGCAG GTAAAAACAAAGGCTTTGACTCTTGCTGAGATGCAGGCTTTCCTGCAGAAGAGGATTGATGAGGATGAGACTGCTAAACAGGAAATCAAAAATCTCACTGATGAACTTGATGG CCTGCATAAGGAGAAGAGCCGTTTCCTGAAGGACATCATGGTCCAGGTCCTGATCAAGCAGGGCCAGGTGGAGCTGGCTCCCACAGACCTGGTTGCCGACTACTCCGACTCTGTGCTTCACCACAGGAGTGTGGTGGAGGATCTCAACGGAACCATCAGG GTGTTAGGAGAGCAGAAGATAGCCACCATGGTGGAGTGCAAGGACTTTCGTAAGGGCATCATCCATCAGGAGTGGGAACACAAGATGATGAGGATGCAGATAGAAGACCTCAACGCCAAGGCCAGGGACATCCAGATGCTGCGCGTCTCTGAGCAGCTGCAGGAA TATCTCAACGAGGCGGATCATGACAGTCGCATGTCCAAGCAAGTTTCCACTTTGGAGAAAACCATAGCTTTACAGGAAAAG ACTCATCAACAGAGTGTAGAGCATCGTAATAAAACGATTGAACAGCTTAAAAGGCAGGCAGCAATGAAAGCTGAGAAGAATGACATTTTAGACGAGCATCTCGCCAATATGCAAGTGACTGTGGCTGAGAGGAGACATATCTATGAAGCAACAG CTGTGGAAGACAATCAGGAGGCGAGAACAGAGCAGCGCTACCTGGAAATCCTTCAGCGAAAGAACCTGGAGGACTTGGCCAGAGCGCAGGCAGAGGACCTGGCTGTCCTCTGGGCCGAGGTGGAGCGCCTGAGGATGAAGACCTTTCCTGCACTTGATCAGCTGAAatgcaactaa
- the sfr1 gene encoding swi5-dependent recombination DNA repair protein 1 homolog — protein MEITRKAAKLKSVYSTPCTSVESSPYEPKEEKCNHKLSASLRERLKRSRRSFTSPFSVAKRLCVDDEEEDGQQVPADSKETVSNPPQDTQNVDINRNEVRSVSERVPGLIPEPTHPPSIDLLRDQLTREVREKMETLRRLKMVKMYRSKNDLTQLQILIDKWRSCVQAALYELQTDLPIDGRKASLSQLIDLFGLDDSILHFDRTEDDFTT, from the exons ATGGAGATCACTCGCAAGGCAGCCAAATTAAAATCTGTGTATTCCACACCTTGTACTTCAGTGGAGTCAAGCCCTTATGAACCCAAAGAGGAAAAG TGTAATCACAAGCTGAGTGCCTCACTGAGGGAGAGGCTGAAGAGATCAAGGCGCTCCTTCACCTCGCCCTTCTCTGTGGCCAAACGCCTTTGTgttgatgatgaggaggaggatggccAACAAGTTCCTGCAGATTCCAAGGAGACCGTTAGTAACCCTCCACAAGACACGCAGAATGTCGACATAAACAGAAATGAAGTGAGATCAGTGAGTGAAAGGGTTCCTGGACTCATTCCTGAACCAACACATCCTCCTTCAATAGACTTGTTACGAGACCAGCTCACACGGGAGGttagagagaagatggagactCTGCGCAGACTAAAGATGGTTAAAATGTACAGAAGCAAG aATGATTTGACACAGCTCCAAATCTTGATTGACAAGTGGCGGAGTTGTGTTCAGGCTGCACTGTATGAGCTGCAGACAGATCTCCCCATAGACGGACGAAAGGCCAGCCTGTCTCAGCTTATTGATCTCTTTGGTCTGGATGACAGCATTCTGCACTTTGACCGCACAGAGGACGACTTCACCACCTAA